AATTTCAGCGGCCAGGGTCTGGTTGCCTCCGGCTTGGGCGAGTACGACTTGCAGCATGGGTTTTTCCACGCTCTTCAGCACCATGTCGTAGACGGCGGCGGGCTTTTCCCCGTCCAGGTCCCGGAAATACTGTTCCAGAGCCCCGTAAACGCAGGTGGAAATATCATTGTTACGGCTCATGGCCTCCCTGCCTTCTCTCAAAAATAACCCGTTGGCCGTCCCTTGCTCCGTCGAACTGCGGAGTTAGGCGGCCAGATTCCGGGGTGCTGCTTCGGATGCCGGAATCTCCCCTGCCTCCGGCGCGTACTGCAAACGTTCCCCCTGGTCCGCCAGGGAGAAAAAGAAGTCGTTGACCGCCTGCTGCTGCATTTCCAGAGTGGGCAACTGATTCATGTGATGGCGGAAATGGGCCGAGCCCACCAGGCCCCGGGTGTACCAGGAAATATGCTTGCGGGCGATGCGCACTCCGGCTTCCACCCCGTAGAAACTGTAGAGGTCGTCCAGGTGGGCCAGGAGAATCCGGTGGATTTCCCGGACTTCCGGGGCGGGCAGAGTCTGGCCGGTTTTCAGATAGTGT
This sequence is a window from Azospira inquinata. Protein-coding genes within it:
- a CDS encoding helix-turn-helix domain-containing protein yields the protein MSRNNDISTCVYGALEQYFRDLDGEKPAAVYDMVLKSVEKPMLQVVLAQAGGNQTLAAEILGINRNTLRKKLVEYQLIA